AATATTACGTGATTCGAGCCGGATCCAGCGATTGGGCCAAAGGCGGCAGCTATATTCGTGTCCAACGGATCATACCGCATCCCAAGTTCCATGAGCCCACGAGGATGAACAATGATGTTGCCATTGTTCAGCTGCAGCAACCCCTTGTCTATAGCCAGGATATACGACCCATTAGCTTGGCCACCAATCAGGACATCATAATGCCTACTGCCCAGCTTTTTGTCAGCGGGTGGGGCAGCACGTCCATCTCACAAATGCAGCCGGAAAAACGTCTTCGCTACACAGTTGTCCATCTCAGTGATCACAATCAGTGTGCCAGGAACTATTTTGGAGCGGGCACTGTAACCAACACCATGTTCTGTGCGGGAACTCAGGTGGGAGGAAGAGATAGCTGCCAGGGAGATTCGGGAGGGCCACTTGTCACATCCATAGATGGCCAGATGAAACTCTACGGCATTGTGTCCTGGGGATTCGGTTGCGCAAACGCCATGTTTCCTGGAGTTTACACTAAAGTTTCCGCCTATGACGACTGGATAGCGCAGACAATTGAGGAGCTGGTCTAGCCTAATGTTTAACTGTATTACTACATAGAAATAATAGTCAAAACCACTGCTACTTTTAAGTTATGACATACTCCATATATACTAATACCAAATCTAATGTGTAAGACCTTTTGCCTCTGTaaattaactttattaaatGCCAATAACTTGCTAATTCTCAAGTTCAGATGACTAACCAAAAACCTAAAATGTTACTTATTGAAAAACAATGTGTTATTTCCACTTTAATGTCAAATTACCTTGTTTATGaatgcaaaatgtaaaaacaagtTTCGGATTCGTGGATTAGCCGATCGTAGTGGCATATAAAATGCGCATCTCGGCACTTCGAATACCAGTTTTTGGCTCTTACGAACTGCGAATACCGAAGTGTTGTCCAAGCCACCGCCAGTTACCAATCGCAGCTTGAGTAGAGAGGCAACACAACCCAGCCATGAAGCAGTTTATAGTTTTGGTAAGTGAGCGACTACATCAGATATTACTCAACTACAACTCTTCCTGTTTGCATGTCAAGGTCGTTTGTTTGCTGGGAGCCGCTACGGCCGATGTGTCCCATCTGGTCACCCCGGAACCGAAGGTTCCAGCAAGTCCGTATGTCTTTAGCTACCAAGCTGGTCGAGCTCCCGGCCATGTGGACCGCCAGCACACTGAAGTGTCCGATGGCTCTGGTGTAATCCGCGGCGCTTTCTCCTATGTGGACCCCAAGAACCAGGTGCGCACCGTGCAGTATGTGGCGGATGAGCACGGTTTCCATCCCCAGCTGAGCCACAAACTGGAGGACAGTGCCGCCGTCCAGGCAGCCAAGCAAAGGCATTTCGCTGCCTACAATCGAATTGCGCAAGAGCATGCCAACCACACACCCGGCCAAGTGGTGAGTATTCCGTGCACAGGTGTGGCCCCAAATCGTTTGTAATGATGCATTGTCTTCCACACCCCATGTAGGCACTAGATAATGCTCCGCATGCCAGCGCCGCCGTTGCACATGCCACCCAGAAGCACCTAAGCGCTTTCGAGCGGATCGCCGCC
This sequence is a window from Drosophila teissieri strain GT53w chromosome 2R, Prin_Dtei_1.1, whole genome shotgun sequence. Protein-coding genes within it:
- the LOC122612150 gene encoding trypsin 3A1, which gives rise to MMSLDLRLAVALWLIWTTAAQNSTDGGQDGRIVGGWETRITFFPHQVSLQLGTRHACGGTIMSPTIILTAAHCVLEYSKPQYYVIRAGSSDWAKGGSYIRVQRIIPHPKFHEPTRMNNDVAIVQLQQPLVYSQDIRPISLATNQDIIMPTAQLFVSGWGSTSISQMQPEKRLRYTVVHLSDHNQCARNYFGAGTVTNTMFCAGTQVGGRDSCQGDSGGPLVTSIDGQMKLYGIVSWGFGCANAMFPGVYTKVSAYDDWIAQTIEELV
- the LOC122612151 gene encoding cuticle protein 8 codes for the protein MKQFIVLVVCLLGAATADVSHLVTPEPKVPASPYVFSYQAGRAPGHVDRQHTEVSDGSGVIRGAFSYVDPKNQVRTVQYVADEHGFHPQLSHKLEDSAAVQAAKQRHFAAYNRIAQEHANHTPGQVALDNAPHASAAVAHATQKHLSAFERIAAEHAAIGRQQEAQRLALAAQSEHGEIEDGQYHP